Part of the Saccharicrinis carchari genome is shown below.
AAGCAAGGTATCGGATTTTCAATGGGCGAGTATTTGGATCAACTGCAAACCGGCCATCCTTTTGATATTTGTTACACCATTGAAGAAAACCAGTACAACGGACGTTCCACCCTGCAAATGATGATAAAAGACATGAAGTTTCCCTACTCCGGCGAATACTCCTGATAAAATGATTGCCGGATTTAATTTGTTGCTATTGGAATGGGTATCATTGTGTCAGTTAAACCCTCCCTGCCTTCCGAAACGAGTTAGGAGCAGGCTGTAAAGGAAGCACAGTAGCTCCCCGGAGAGAGCCGGTTTCTTTTCTGCTTGTCGCTAAAGTGTACTACGAAGGTGCTACGATCTTCGCATCAGGCCTTGGCGAATCAGAAGCAAAGTAACGCAAGCGCTTATTGCATCATCTTCCACAACCGAATGACAGTTACTGTGGGATATTAAATAAAACATAAAGTTTTTTTATCAGTTTTTAAACAGAAAAAAACACCTAATCTCATTTAACCACTTTAAACCCGCCAGGAGCTGCCCATCAGCCTGCTAAACCGGTATCACAGATCGATAAAAATTGCTTTAATTGTTGCCCTGTTTTAAAATAATGCTCAAAAACAGGTGATAAAGAATGACAATAAGTTAGTTAAGTCGGCTAAAAGGCTTAATTTTGCGGTCTGAAAAAACAAACAGTTATACAGTTATTATTATGGCAGATAAAACTAAGAAACCGTTGTTAAGCGATTTTCCACCCGTTAGCACCGAGCAATGGATGGAAAAAATAACGGCGGATTTAAAAGGCGCTGATTTCGAAAAGAAGTTAGTTTGGAGAACCAACGAAGGCTTTAACGTTCGTCCTTTTTATCGAGCGGAGGATTTAGATGGGGTTAATTATCTCGACAGCCTTCCCGGAGAGTTCCCGTACGTACGTGGAACAAAAAAAGACAACAACTGGCTGGTAAGGCAAGATATTAACGCAGACGACGCCAAGGCGGCCAACACTAAAGCCTTAGATGTTTTAACAAAAGGGGTTACCTCCCTGGGCTTTACCCTGTGTAAGGAGGTCAAAGATATGGAGGCTCATATCGAAACCTTGTTGAAGAACATTATTGCCGATGCCGTTGAGATTAACTTTAACACGAGCCACGACAACCAAAAATTATTTGAAGCGCTGGTAGCTTACGTAAAAAAAACCAACCGGGAACTCTCACAGGTGCACGGTTCGGTAAATTTTGATCCGCTGGGCTGTTTAACCACTTCGGGAAAAACGGGAAATGATGTCGACAGCATGTTTAATCAAGCAAAGGATTTAATTGAAGCAGGCAAAAATCTACCTCAATTCAAAACCATCGCAGTCAACGGCAAGCATTTTAATAATGCCGGATCTACCATCGTTCAGGAGTTGGCTTTTGCCTTGTCTATGGGCAATGAGTATATGGCACAGCTTACTGAGAGAGGTGTTTCGGTAAATGCTGTTGCAGGAGCCATTAAATTTAATTTGGGCGTTGGCGGAAATTATTTTATGGAGATGGCCAAGCTTCGTGCTGCACGTATGCTATGGGCTACCATCGTAAAATCCTATAGTCCGTCCGGTTTGGAACCTACTAAAATGAAAATCCACTGTGAAACATCGCAATGGAACAAAACTGTGTACGATGCATACGTAAATATGCTGCGTACCCAAACCGAAGCCATGTCCGCTTCGTTGGGTGGTGCGGACTCACTTACCGTTCAGCCTTTCGACACCGTATTTAAGGAGTCCGATGTGTTTTCAGAAAGGATAGCACGCAACCAGCAGTTATTATTAAAAGAGGAGTCGCACTTTGATAAAGTGGTTGATCCTTCGGCGGGTTCTTACTATCTCGAAAACCTTACCGACAGTATTGCCAGAGAAGCCTGGGCATTGTTTGTTGAGGTGGAAGAAAAAGGTGGATACCTCGCAGCTTTAAAAGATGGTTTTATCCAGACCAAAGTAAAAGAAAGTGCCGATAAGCGTAAAAAAGCGGTAGCTACGCGTCGTGAAAATTTACTGGGCACCAATCAATATCCAAATGCTTCGGAAGAAGCCGGCAACAAAATTTCCAAAACTTCAGGCTGCGAAACCGGATGTGGCAATGGCGATACCCTTGTAGAACCCATTGAGCTATTCCGCGGAGCAGAGCAGTTTGAGGCATTACGTTTGGCTACTGAAAAAGCAGCAAAAACGCCAAAAGTATTTATGCTTACCTACGGAAATCTTAATATGCGTTTGGCACGTTCGCAGTTTTCGGGTAACTTTTTTGGCTGTGCAGGATATCAAATTATCGATAACAACGGGTTCCCCACGGTTGAGGATGGTGTTAAAGCCGCCAAAGCCGCCGGTGCCGATATCGTTGTGCTGTGTTCTTCGGACGAGGAGTATGTAGATGCGGCGCCCAAAGCATTCGAAGCTATTAAGGGCGAAGCCATTTTTGTGGTTGCCGGAGCACCCGCCTGCACCGACGACCTAAAAGCAAAAGGCATCAAGCATTTTATCCATGTACGTTCAAACGTACTCGAAACATTGCAAGGATTTAGCAGTAAATTGGGAATAGAATAACTCAGAGACGCCAAGACACAGTGCTTTTTTATGGATTTATTGGTTGAGAATAAGGTTGTAATTGAATTAAAGTGTGTCGAGGTTATACTTCCTGTACATGAAGTTCAGTTAGTTAGCTATTTGAAATTAGCCAATAAAAAATTAGGACTATTATTAAACTTTAATGAACCTGTTTTAAAACAAGGTATCCGACGAAAAATAAATGGAGAATTGTAATTCTCTGCTTCTCTGAGCCTCTGTGTTCATCTTAAAACAAATAAAATGGCAAGACCAAATTTTAAAAATATAGATTTCAAAAAGAGTTCTCCCTGTGGCGGTGTTAGCGCTAAAGAATGGGAGAAGAAACATGGGATAAAAAAAGATTGGGTGACCCCCGAGCGTATCCCTGTAAAAAGTGTATACAGCAAAGAGGATCTGGAAGGGATGGAACACCTGAATTATGCTGCCGGTCTTCCACCGTTTTTACGCGGTCCGTACTCGGCCATGTACGCCATGCGTCCATGGACAGTACGTCAGTATGCCGGTTTCTCTACAGCCGAGGAATCTAATGCCTTTTACAAAAGAAACCTGGCGGCAGGACAAAAAGGATTATCCGTAGCCTTTGACCTGGCTACCCACCGCGGTTACGACTCGGATCACGAGCGTGTAGTGGGCGATGTAGGTAAAGCCGGTGTAGCCATCGACTCCATCAAAGATATGCGCATACTTTTCGATGGTATTCCCTTGAATAAAATGTCGGTATCCATGACTATGAATGGCGCCGTTCTTCCGGTATTGGCATTTTACATTGTAGCCGGATTAGAGCAAGGAGCAAAATTAGAAGAGCTTTCCGGTACTATTCAAAATGATATCCTCAAAGAATTTATGGTGCGTAACACATATATCTACCCACCTAACTTCTCAATGAAGATTATTGCGGATATTTTTGAGTACACCAGTCAAAAAATGCCCAAGTTTAACTCTATCTCTATATCCGGTTATCATATGCAAGAAGCTGGTGCAACCGCAGATATTGAGTTAGCCTATACTTTGGCCGACGGATTGGAGTATTTACGTGCCGGTGTGGATGCAGGTATGGACATCGACTCCTTTGCACCGCGCTTATCGTTTTTCTGGGCTATCGGTATGAACCATTTTATGGAGATTGCCAAAATGCGTGCCGGACGTATGCTATGGGCAAAGATTGTAAAAAAGTTCAACCCGAAGAATCCAAAATCGCTGGCCTTACGTACCCACTCACAAACATCGGGATGGTCGCTTACCGAGCAGGATCCTTTTAACAACGTGGGACGTACTTGTATCGAAGCCATGGCTTCTGCACTAGGGCACACGCAATCGTTGCACACCAATGCCTTGGATGAGGCCATTGCCCTGCCAACCGATTTCTCGGCCCGTATCGCCCGTAATACGCAAATATACATCCAGGACGAAACACAAATTACTAAAGCAGTTGACCCATGGGCCGGCTCGTACTACGTGGAGTCGCTAACCAATGACCTGGTAGAAAAAGCGTGGGCGCTGATAGAAGAGGTAGAAGAACTGGGTGGTATGGCCAAAGCCATTGAGAGTGGTGTGCCAAAAATGCGTATCGAAGAGGCTGCTGCACGTGCACAGGCCAAAATTGACGCCGGTACACAAACCATTGTGGGAACTAACAAGTATCGTCTGGAAAAAGAAGACCCCATCGATATTTTGGATATTGACAATACAGCGGTACGTCTTTCGCAAATTGAGCGCCTAAAACAATTGAAAGAAGAGCGTAACGAGGAGGAAGTACAAGCTGCTCTGGCCGCCATTACCAAGGCCGCCGAAACAGGAAAAGGCAACTTGCTTGAGCTGGCTGTTGATGCCGCTCAAAAGAATGCTTCCCTGGGTGAGATTTCTGATGCATGTGAAAAAGTAGCAGGTAGATATAAAGCAGTGATACGATCGATTAGTGGTGTTTATTCCAGCGAGGCTGGAAAAGACAGCGAGTTTGAAAAAGCTTGTGCATTGGCAAAACAATTTGCCGAAAAAGAAGGACGTCAGCCCCGTATTATGATTGCCAAAATGGGACAAGACGGTCACGACCGCGGTGCCAAAGTAGTTGCAACGGGATATGCCGACATAGGTTTTGATGTGGATATGGGACCATTGTTCCAAACACCTGCTGAGGCCGCCAAGCAAGCCGTTGAAAATGATGTTCACGTGTTTGGTGTTTCATCTTTGGCTGCCGGCCATAAAACGCTGGTTCCTCAGGTAATTGAAGAGCTTAAAAAACTCGGACGCGAGGATATCATGGTTATTTGTGGTGGTGTAATACCCGCGCAGGATTACCAATACTTGTATGATGCCGGTGCGGTGGCTATTTTCGGACCGGGTACATCCGTATCAAAAGCGGCCAGCGAAATATTGAATTTGTTGCTGCAGGCAGCGGAGTAAATATTCACCGAGGATTTTGCGTATTGCAAAATCCAGGTTGTCAAATAAAAAAAGCCATCAAGCAAATTGATGGCTTTTTTTATGCTGTGTAATGCAGGATAACAAACACTAAAAGCAGTGACGGAAGGCTGCGCAACTGCTCCATTGGGCACAACGGAACTACAAATCAACATTAGTTATGTGGCTAACGTAAGCGAAATGTACTTTTGCCGGCTCATTCAAATTATTATTGACTACATACATGTACCTCAATAGTAACCCTGCCTTAAAAGGCTTGTGGCAATAGACTTGGGCAACCCGAGGATAAATGGTGATTACCTGACGATTTACTTTTTAATTTTGAAACTTATTGTTGGCGCGAACGAATTAAAGCTGGCCTGAAAATCCGACCCTGTTATTGCGATTGCTAACCGCACTTTCCAAAAAAGTGAAAACATAGTCAATGCCGTACCGCTTAACGAAAAACGAATTGAAGAATCAAAAAGGCTGTTTTGTATATGTTCATAAAAGATGTTTTTGGAAAAAAAGGCAACAAAAGTAATAGGATAAGTATTGGCCACTTGTGCATGAAGTGGGCAGCTGTACCACGTATCGATTGATAGGCTGTGCTTTCGGTAGTATGCCTTCCATTGTATTCAGCAATAAATTATTACGTATAATTTACTACTTTTGCACCTCAAATATTTGGCCTTATGGAAGTAGAGGAGCTTACTTCTGTAAAGTTGGTGCAAACAATTACCCCCCTATGGGGTTAAAGTCTGAAAGCAAATACAGATATGGAGAGATCAAAAAAAATATATAAAGCCATTCAGGAACGTATTCTGATATTGGATGGCGCAATGGGCAGTCTGATTCAAACCTATAAACTTGAGGAGGAGGATTACCGAGGCGAGCGTTTTAAAGATTATCACAGATCTATTAAAGGCAATAATGATATATTGTGCATCACGCAACCGCAGATAATAAAAGAAATCCACGCCAAATACCTTGCAGCCGGTGCCGACATTATAGAAACCAATACCTTTAATGCCACCACCATTTCGCAGGCCGATTACGATATGCAAGATGCCGTTTGGGACATTAATTACCAGGCGGCAATGATTGCTCGCGAAGTAGCCGACGAATTCACTTTAAAAACACCCGAAAAACCCAGATTCGTCTGTGGTGCCATCGGCCCCTTAAACAAAGCTTTGTCCCTTTCGCCCGACGTGAATAATCCGGGATACCGATCCTCTACTTTCGACGAAGTTAAGGCGGCCTACAAGCAACAGGCAGAAGCACTGATTAAAGGGGGATGTGATTTGTTGATGATCGAAACCGTATTCGACACTCTAAACGCCAAGGCGGCTCTTATGGCCATCGACGAGGTGTTTGAAGAGTTGGCGTTAAAACTCCCGGTGATGGTTTCGGGCACCATAACCGATGCCAGTGGGAGAACCTTATCCGGACAAACCCTGCAGGCTTTTATCGATTCGGTGTCGCACATGGATATCCTGAGTATTGGACTGAACTGTTCGTTGGGAGCTGCCGAGCTGGCACCCTATGTAAACGAACTCTCAAAAAAAGCTCCATTTTACATTAGCACACATCCCAACGCCGGGTTACCTAACCAGTTTGGCGAGTACGACCAAACGCCCGAAGAAATGTCGGAGCTCATAAGTGGCTGGTTGAAAGAAGGCAAAGTAAATATTTTAGGTGGATGCTGCGGAACAACTCCGGAGCATATTGCCTTATTAGCTAAAGAGGCCGATAAGTACAAACCCCATCAAAAAGTAAAGCCGCCGGAGATTACCCACCTGAGTGGATTAGAATCGTTACAAATGCGTAAGGACAGCAATTTTATAAACATAGGTGAACGATGCAATGTGGCCGGTTCGCGCAAGTTTTTACGACTCATTAAGGAAAAAAAATACGAGGAGGCGGTTGAAATTGCCCGCCATCAGGTGGAGAACGGAGCTCAGATAATAGACGTGAACATGGATGATGCCATGCTGGACGCCAAGGAAGAGATGGTAACCTTCCTGAATATGATGATGTCGGATCCTGATGTGTCGCGCGTCCCCGTGATGGTCGATTCCTCCAAGTTTGAGGTAATTGAGGCCGGACTTAAATGCTTGCAAGGAAAGTCGATAGTAAACAGTATCAGCCTAAAGGAAGGCGAAGAGGAGTTTTTGGCACATGCCCGTATTGTAAAAAAATATGGTGCGGCAGTAGTGGTGATGGCCTTCGACGAAAAAGGACAGGCCGATACCGTTGCTCGACGTAAAGAAATTTGCCAACGCGCCTATAACTTACTTACCCAAAAAATAAATTTTCCCCCGCAGGATATAATATTCGACCCCAATGTGTTGGCCATAGCCACGGGCATTGAGGAACACAGTAATTATGCAGTGGATTTTATCGAAACCTGTAAATGGATAAAAGCCAACTTACCGCATGCACATATCAGCGGAGGAATCAGTAACCTGTCGTTTTCGTTTCGTGGTAACGATGTGGTGCGCGAGGCCATACACTCGGTATTTTTGTACCACGCCATAAAAGCAGGTCTCGATATGGGCATCGTGAACCCGGCCATGCTGCAGGTATACGATGATATACCCGGGGAATTATTTACCTATGTAAACGATGTGGTTTTCAACACCCGACCGGACGCTACGGATCGCCTGGTGGATTATGCCGAAACGATTAAGGGAGACCACAAAGCAGAGGCGGATCCCAAGCAGGCGGCATGGCGAGAGGGAACGCTCGAAGAAAGGCTCACCCATTGCCTGGTAAAAGGTATCAGCGACTTCCTGGATGTTGATATCGCAGAGGCACTGGCCAAATATCCTTCGGCTTTAGACATTATAGAGCAACCCTTGATGGACGGCATGAATGTGGTGGGCGATCTGTTTGGCGATGGTAAAATGTTTTTACCTCAAGTGGTTAAGACGGCTCGGGTAATGAAAAAAGCAGTAGCCATATTGCAGCCAATCATCGAAGAGGAAAAAGCCACCGGGGGTGGCGATTCTTCAAGCAATGGTAAAATATTAATGGCTACAGTTAAAGGCGATGTGCACGATATAGGCAAAAATATTGTGGGTGTAATTTTGGGTTGTAACAATTACGAGGTAATTGACATGGGAGTGATGGTGCCCACCGAAAAAATATTGAAGGAAGCCATTGCCCAAGAGGTAGATATTATCGGATTAAGCGGTTTGATAACCCCTTCGCTTGAAGAGATGGCTAATGTAGCCCGGGAAATGCAAAAGCAAAAATTTACTGTCCCCCTTTTGGTGGGTGGAGCCACCACGTCTAAAGTGCATACCGCGGTTAAAATTGAACCACAGTACAACCATCCGGTGATTCATGTGAAGGACGCCTCTAAGAGTGCACAGGTGGTGAGTGCCCTGCTATCGAAAACCGGCAAGGCTGCGTTTGTAAGTAAAACACACGAAGAATACGCCACGCTAAGAGATCGCAATGCCAATAAACGGAAGGTAACCATCGCTCCTATTGAAAAAGCCCGCGAAAACAGCTATGAAATAAAGTGGAGTCAGGATCAGATTAGCTCGCCCAATATGTTGGGCATAAAAGTATTTGAGGATTATGCCATTAGTGAAATAAGAAAATTTATCGACTGGACTTTCTTTTATCAGGCATGGAACCTAACGGGTAATTATGATGATATTGAAGAAGTAAAAACGGCCGGGCAAGAGGCCGAATGGCTCAAGAAGTATAAAACAGAGGGAGCGCGCGCCAAAGCCGAAGAAGCACTTAAACTGTGGCGTGATGCTGAAGCCATGCTCAACAAAATTGAGCGCGATAAAATGCTCACACCCAAAGCCGTGTTCGGCTTGTTCCCGGCCAACAGCCAGGGCGACGATGTGATTGTATATACCGATGAATCACGCACCAAGGTAAAAACCACGTTTCATCAAATGCGCGAACAGCAGGACAAGCCCGGCAAAAAGGCCTTTCATTCGCTGGCCGATTTTGTGGCGCCCGTTTCGTCAGGTGTAAAAGATTACATTGGGGGCTTTGCTGTTACCGCAGGAATAGGCATCGAAAAATGGGAGCAAGCTTACATGGACGATCACGATGATTTTAGTGCTATCCTGCTCAAGTCCCTGGCCGACAGACTCGCCGAAGCTTTTGCTGAATTAGTGCATTTTAGGGTGCGAAAAGAGTTTTGGGGCTATGCGCCCGATGAAGAGTTTAATACCGACAATTTTATTCGTGAGCGATATCGTGGTATTCGTCCGGCATTGGGTTATCCGGCCTGTCCCGACCACAGTGAAAAACGCCTATTGTTCGATATGATGGAGGTAGAAAAGAATGCAGGGATCACCTTAACAGAGCACTTTAGTATGTACCCCAACGCATCGGTCAGCGGACTTTATTTTGCACATCCCGAAGCCATGTATTTTGGTATTGGCAAAGTGGGCAAAGATCAAGTGCAGGATTTGGCTCAACGAAAAGGGATGAGTGTGGAGGAAGTAGAGAAATGGATACCCATCAATTTGGCGTATAAGTAGAGTGGTGGTTAGCTGATGGCCGATGGCCGTATTACTTAAGGACAAATAATACCCCATCCCCGCACCTACGGTCTGGTACTTCCCTTCCGAAATAAATTCGGAACAGGCTCTCCCCCAAAAAATGGGAGAGGGAAGAGCCGACTGTGCGAGAGGCTTTGCATAAGCTTATTTTATGCGCCATACAGCTCCACTCCTTTAATAGGAGAGCCCGTCCCGAACTCGTATTCGGGAGGTGGATGATATTGAGGTACGAAATATCATACGGGGTGGTTTTTAACCTTTCCCTTTTTTATAAATCATGATGTAAAGTAATAAGGAGAGCAAGTAGAAATTTTTTGGAATAAGATGTCAAAGAGTTTTTAGCATAACCGACAATCAACTTTAAAATAACTATTTCAACAACAAAAACACACATTTACAATGACCGCTGCAGAATTAGTTTTGAAAGATAAAGAAACCAAGTT
Proteins encoded:
- the mutA gene encoding methylmalonyl-CoA mutase small subunit, with amino-acid sequence MADKTKKPLLSDFPPVSTEQWMEKITADLKGADFEKKLVWRTNEGFNVRPFYRAEDLDGVNYLDSLPGEFPYVRGTKKDNNWLVRQDINADDAKAANTKALDVLTKGVTSLGFTLCKEVKDMEAHIETLLKNIIADAVEINFNTSHDNQKLFEALVAYVKKTNRELSQVHGSVNFDPLGCLTTSGKTGNDVDSMFNQAKDLIEAGKNLPQFKTIAVNGKHFNNAGSTIVQELAFALSMGNEYMAQLTERGVSVNAVAGAIKFNLGVGGNYFMEMAKLRAARMLWATIVKSYSPSGLEPTKMKIHCETSQWNKTVYDAYVNMLRTQTEAMSASLGGADSLTVQPFDTVFKESDVFSERIARNQQLLLKEESHFDKVVDPSAGSYYLENLTDSIAREAWALFVEVEEKGGYLAALKDGFIQTKVKESADKRKKAVATRRENLLGTNQYPNASEEAGNKISKTSGCETGCGNGDTLVEPIELFRGAEQFEALRLATEKAAKTPKVFMLTYGNLNMRLARSQFSGNFFGCAGYQIIDNNGFPTVEDGVKAAKAAGADIVVLCSSDEEYVDAAPKAFEAIKGEAIFVVAGAPACTDDLKAKGIKHFIHVRSNVLETLQGFSSKLGIE
- the scpA gene encoding methylmalonyl-CoA mutase gives rise to the protein MARPNFKNIDFKKSSPCGGVSAKEWEKKHGIKKDWVTPERIPVKSVYSKEDLEGMEHLNYAAGLPPFLRGPYSAMYAMRPWTVRQYAGFSTAEESNAFYKRNLAAGQKGLSVAFDLATHRGYDSDHERVVGDVGKAGVAIDSIKDMRILFDGIPLNKMSVSMTMNGAVLPVLAFYIVAGLEQGAKLEELSGTIQNDILKEFMVRNTYIYPPNFSMKIIADIFEYTSQKMPKFNSISISGYHMQEAGATADIELAYTLADGLEYLRAGVDAGMDIDSFAPRLSFFWAIGMNHFMEIAKMRAGRMLWAKIVKKFNPKNPKSLALRTHSQTSGWSLTEQDPFNNVGRTCIEAMASALGHTQSLHTNALDEAIALPTDFSARIARNTQIYIQDETQITKAVDPWAGSYYVESLTNDLVEKAWALIEEVEELGGMAKAIESGVPKMRIEEAAARAQAKIDAGTQTIVGTNKYRLEKEDPIDILDIDNTAVRLSQIERLKQLKEERNEEEVQAALAAITKAAETGKGNLLELAVDAAQKNASLGEISDACEKVAGRYKAVIRSISGVYSSEAGKDSEFEKACALAKQFAEKEGRQPRIMIAKMGQDGHDRGAKVVATGYADIGFDVDMGPLFQTPAEAAKQAVENDVHVFGVSSLAAGHKTLVPQVIEELKKLGREDIMVICGGVIPAQDYQYLYDAGAVAIFGPGTSVSKAASEILNLLLQAAE
- the metH gene encoding methionine synthase is translated as MERSKKIYKAIQERILILDGAMGSLIQTYKLEEEDYRGERFKDYHRSIKGNNDILCITQPQIIKEIHAKYLAAGADIIETNTFNATTISQADYDMQDAVWDINYQAAMIAREVADEFTLKTPEKPRFVCGAIGPLNKALSLSPDVNNPGYRSSTFDEVKAAYKQQAEALIKGGCDLLMIETVFDTLNAKAALMAIDEVFEELALKLPVMVSGTITDASGRTLSGQTLQAFIDSVSHMDILSIGLNCSLGAAELAPYVNELSKKAPFYISTHPNAGLPNQFGEYDQTPEEMSELISGWLKEGKVNILGGCCGTTPEHIALLAKEADKYKPHQKVKPPEITHLSGLESLQMRKDSNFINIGERCNVAGSRKFLRLIKEKKYEEAVEIARHQVENGAQIIDVNMDDAMLDAKEEMVTFLNMMMSDPDVSRVPVMVDSSKFEVIEAGLKCLQGKSIVNSISLKEGEEEFLAHARIVKKYGAAVVVMAFDEKGQADTVARRKEICQRAYNLLTQKINFPPQDIIFDPNVLAIATGIEEHSNYAVDFIETCKWIKANLPHAHISGGISNLSFSFRGNDVVREAIHSVFLYHAIKAGLDMGIVNPAMLQVYDDIPGELFTYVNDVVFNTRPDATDRLVDYAETIKGDHKAEADPKQAAWREGTLEERLTHCLVKGISDFLDVDIAEALAKYPSALDIIEQPLMDGMNVVGDLFGDGKMFLPQVVKTARVMKKAVAILQPIIEEEKATGGGDSSSNGKILMATVKGDVHDIGKNIVGVILGCNNYEVIDMGVMVPTEKILKEAIAQEVDIIGLSGLITPSLEEMANVAREMQKQKFTVPLLVGGATTSKVHTAVKIEPQYNHPVIHVKDASKSAQVVSALLSKTGKAAFVSKTHEEYATLRDRNANKRKVTIAPIEKARENSYEIKWSQDQISSPNMLGIKVFEDYAISEIRKFIDWTFFYQAWNLTGNYDDIEEVKTAGQEAEWLKKYKTEGARAKAEEALKLWRDAEAMLNKIERDKMLTPKAVFGLFPANSQGDDVIVYTDESRTKVKTTFHQMREQQDKPGKKAFHSLADFVAPVSSGVKDYIGGFAVTAGIGIEKWEQAYMDDHDDFSAILLKSLADRLAEAFAELVHFRVRKEFWGYAPDEEFNTDNFIRERYRGIRPALGYPACPDHSEKRLLFDMMEVEKNAGITLTEHFSMYPNASVSGLYFAHPEAMYFGIGKVGKDQVQDLAQRKGMSVEEVEKWIPINLAYK